A single region of the Enterococcus mundtii genome encodes:
- the rplQ gene encoding 50S ribosomal protein L17 produces the protein MSYRKLGRTSSQRKAMLRDLTTDLLINERIVTTEARAKEVRSTAEKMITLGKRGDLHARRQAAAFVRNEVASVREENEEIVIESALQKLFNDIAPRYAERQGGYTRILKTEPRRGDGAPMVVLELV, from the coding sequence GTGAGTTATCGTAAACTAGGACGCACATCTAGCCAACGTAAAGCGATGTTGCGTGATTTAACAACTGACTTATTAATTAATGAACGTATTGTGACTACAGAAGCTCGTGCGAAAGAAGTTCGCTCAACTGCTGAAAAAATGATCACTTTAGGCAAACGCGGAGACTTACATGCACGTCGTCAAGCTGCGGCTTTCGTACGTAATGAAGTTGCTAGCGTGCGTGAAGAAAATGAGGAAATCGTTATCGAATCAGCTTTACAAAAGTTATTCAACGATATTGCACCTCGTTATGCTGAACGTCAAGGTGGCTACACTCGTATCTTGAAGACAGAACCAAGACGCGGAGACGGAGCACCAATGGTTGTCTTAGAACTTGTCTAA
- a CDS encoding energy-coupling factor ABC transporter ATP-binding protein — MEPIIELGKINYKYQPEDLRPALKDVSFTINKGEWIAIIGHNGSGKSTLAKTINGLLLPESGTVKVGNQILNEENIWTIRQKVGMVFQNPDNQFVGSTVEDDVAFGLENQGIPREEMIVRVKDALEKVRMSDFATREPVRLSGGQKQRVAIAGVVALRPEIIILDEATSMLDPEGREEVITTIKEIKEESQLTVISITHDIDEAANANRIFVMKEGELVNEGTPKEIFSAGPELINLGLDLPFPEKLKSALKERGIEVPKEYMTEERMVDWLWTSVLKK, encoded by the coding sequence ATGGAGCCGATTATTGAATTAGGAAAGATTAATTACAAATACCAACCAGAAGATTTACGACCAGCATTGAAAGATGTTTCTTTCACGATCAATAAAGGAGAATGGATCGCGATTATCGGGCACAATGGTTCTGGTAAATCAACGCTTGCAAAAACGATCAATGGCTTACTCCTTCCTGAGTCTGGGACGGTCAAAGTTGGTAATCAAATACTAAATGAAGAGAATATATGGACGATCCGCCAAAAAGTCGGCATGGTCTTTCAAAATCCGGACAATCAATTTGTTGGATCAACAGTAGAGGATGATGTGGCCTTTGGTTTAGAGAATCAAGGAATTCCTCGAGAAGAAATGATCGTTCGAGTGAAAGATGCTCTTGAAAAAGTTCGAATGTCTGATTTTGCGACAAGAGAACCGGTTCGTCTTTCCGGTGGACAGAAACAACGTGTGGCGATTGCCGGTGTTGTAGCCCTCCGACCAGAAATCATCATCTTGGATGAAGCAACAAGTATGTTAGATCCTGAAGGTCGTGAAGAAGTCATCACAACGATCAAAGAAATCAAAGAGGAAAGTCAACTGACCGTTATTTCAATCACGCATGATATTGATGAAGCAGCTAATGCAAATCGTATTTTCGTGATGAAAGAAGGCGAACTAGTGAATGAAGGAACACCGAAGGAGATTTTCTCTGCCGGACCTGAACTAATCAATCTAGGGTTAGATTTGCCTTTTCCTGAAAAACTAAAAAGTGCCTTGAAAGAACGTGGCATTGAAGTGCCTAAAGAATACATGACAGAAGAAAGGATGGTGGATTGGTTATGGACATCCGTTTTGAAAAAGTAA
- a CDS encoding energy-coupling factor ABC transporter ATP-binding protein — MDIRFEKVNFTYQPNTPFEQRALFDIDLLIKENSYTALVGHTGSGKSTLLQHLNALIKPTEGTVQIGDRQIKPDTDNKNLKPIRKKVGIVFQFPEAQLFEETVARDIAFGPKNFGVSEEEATLLAKETLEQVGLDETYLERSPFELSGGQMRRVAIAGVLAMKPEVLVLDEPTAGLDPQGRKEMMDMFWRLHKEQQITIVLVTHLMDDVANYADFVYVLEKGRIVKCGEPKEVFQHLEWLKERQLGVPTATEFAEELRVKGIHFDELPITADALADQLVKMVGGTAHDE, encoded by the coding sequence ATGGACATCCGTTTTGAAAAAGTAAACTTTACGTACCAACCGAACACACCATTCGAGCAACGAGCTTTATTTGATATTGACTTGTTGATCAAAGAAAACAGCTACACTGCATTAGTGGGTCATACTGGAAGTGGGAAATCCACCTTGCTTCAGCATTTGAATGCGTTGATCAAACCGACGGAAGGAACCGTCCAAATCGGCGATCGTCAGATCAAACCCGATACAGATAATAAAAATTTGAAACCGATTCGAAAAAAAGTCGGTATTGTTTTTCAATTTCCAGAGGCACAGTTGTTTGAAGAAACGGTCGCAAGAGATATTGCGTTTGGCCCAAAAAACTTTGGTGTAAGTGAGGAAGAGGCGACTCTACTGGCAAAGGAAACCTTAGAACAAGTCGGCTTAGATGAGACGTATTTAGAACGCTCGCCTTTCGAGCTGTCAGGTGGTCAAATGCGACGTGTAGCGATTGCCGGTGTTCTAGCTATGAAACCCGAAGTTCTCGTCTTAGATGAGCCAACAGCTGGGTTAGATCCACAAGGAAGAAAAGAAATGATGGATATGTTCTGGCGTTTGCATAAAGAACAGCAAATCACGATTGTATTAGTCACCCATTTGATGGATGATGTGGCAAACTATGCCGATTTTGTTTATGTATTGGAGAAAGGTCGCATTGTTAAGTGCGGAGAACCAAAAGAAGTCTTCCAACATCTTGAATGGTTAAAAGAACGGCAGTTAGGGGTACCAACAGCCACTGAGTTTGCAGAGGAACTACGTGTAAAAGGCATCCATTTTGATGAATTGCCGATTACTGCAGACGCATTAGCGGACCAATTGGTCAAAATGGTGGGAGGTACTGCTCATGATGAATAA
- a CDS encoding energy-coupling factor transporter transmembrane component T family protein, with protein MMNKLIFGRYMPGDSFIHRLDPRAKLLASFYFIGIIFLANNWQTYALLAAFTLFAVFLSKVDIKFFIRGIRPLIWLILFTVGLQVLFTSGGETYWSWGIFNITQFGVMNGLFIFCRFVLIIFMSTLLTLTTPPLELSDAIEYLLRPLKVVRFPVHEVSLMLSIALRFVPTLMDETEKIMNAQRARGVDFGEGSLVQKMKAVIPLLIPLFVSSFNRAEDLATAMEARGYQGGEGRTKYRILHWHLQDTIVMVAFGLMTIVLVFIRS; from the coding sequence ATGATGAATAAATTGATTTTTGGTCGTTATATGCCTGGAGACTCATTTATCCATCGGTTAGATCCACGTGCAAAGTTATTGGCAAGTTTCTATTTTATCGGCATTATCTTCTTAGCCAATAACTGGCAGACATATGCCTTATTAGCGGCGTTTACCTTATTTGCTGTTTTCTTGTCAAAAGTAGATATCAAATTCTTTATTCGAGGTATCCGTCCATTGATCTGGTTGATCCTATTCACTGTAGGCTTACAAGTACTGTTTACAAGTGGTGGAGAAACGTATTGGAGTTGGGGGATTTTCAATATCACTCAATTTGGTGTCATGAACGGACTATTTATTTTTTGTCGGTTTGTTTTGATCATCTTTATGTCCACTTTATTGACACTGACAACGCCGCCTTTAGAATTATCCGATGCGATCGAATATTTGTTACGACCATTGAAAGTTGTTCGCTTTCCAGTACATGAAGTATCGTTGATGCTTTCGATCGCTTTACGTTTTGTGCCGACATTGATGGACGAAACCGAAAAAATCATGAATGCACAGCGCGCGCGTGGTGTTGACTTTGGCGAAGGAAGTCTAGTGCAAAAAATGAAAGCGGTGATTCCTTTACTGATTCCGCTATTTGTCAGCAGTTTCAATCGTGCGGAAGATCTAGCTACAGCGATGGAAGCAAGAGGCTACCAAGGTGGGGAAGGTCGGACAAAATACCGTATCCTTCACTGGCACTTACAAGATACTATTGTTATGGTTGCTTTTGGGCTTATGACCATCGTACTAGTGTTTATCCGTAGCTAA
- the truA gene encoding tRNA pseudouridine(38-40) synthase TruA has protein sequence MVRYKAIIAYDGTQFNGFQKQPNGRTVQEELEKTLKKMANGKEITIFGSGRTDAGVHAIGQVIHFDYPEERPLERMRFGLDTQSPEDIAVKSVEIVPETFHARYLVKEKTYQFKVDIGKPRSPFRRHYASYFPYPIDVAKIERALPDLLGTHDFTSFCASGSSIEDKVRTIYEASLQVNEAGDELTFTFRGDGFLYKMIRILVGTLLKIGNDRLPEDCLPEIIAKKDRNAAGPTAHPEGLYLYEVKYE, from the coding sequence ATGGTACGCTATAAAGCAATCATTGCCTATGATGGTACCCAGTTCAATGGTTTTCAGAAACAACCTAACGGACGAACGGTCCAAGAAGAACTGGAAAAAACCTTAAAGAAGATGGCAAATGGAAAAGAAATCACGATTTTTGGATCTGGACGGACAGATGCAGGGGTTCATGCAATCGGTCAAGTCATCCACTTTGATTATCCAGAAGAGCGACCTTTGGAACGTATGCGTTTTGGGTTAGATACGCAGTCGCCAGAAGATATTGCTGTAAAAAGTGTGGAGATTGTGCCAGAAACTTTTCACGCACGCTATCTAGTGAAAGAAAAAACCTATCAATTCAAAGTAGATATCGGAAAACCACGTAGTCCCTTCCGTAGACATTATGCAAGCTATTTTCCTTATCCAATAGATGTAGCAAAGATTGAACGAGCATTGCCTGATTTACTTGGTACGCATGATTTCACTTCGTTTTGTGCTTCTGGAAGTTCTATTGAAGATAAAGTACGGACTATCTATGAAGCCAGTTTACAGGTCAATGAAGCAGGCGATGAGTTGACGTTTACGTTTCGTGGTGATGGCTTCCTTTATAAAATGATTCGCATTTTAGTTGGAACGTTGTTAAAAATAGGCAACGATCGTTTGCCAGAAGATTGTCTGCCGGAAATCATTGCAAAAAAAGACCGCAATGCAGCAGGTCCGACTGCTCATCCGGAAGGGTTATACCTATACGAAGTAAAATATGAATAG
- a CDS encoding YfhO family protein: MKTTLKKFLKENGRYAAASFFIPLLILLLVYLSIGIYPGSDRSILASDAFSQFSNFHASFRNMLLGKQSIFYTWNASLGLNYLSLISYYLGGLFTPLVLLFPNQLMPDALYLITLLKVGSAGLSFWFLARTYRIPHWGQVALSVSYASISFITAHSEIIMWLDTFVYLPLIILGIHRVMDQKKPILLFVSYLLLFLSSFYMGFMVGVFSFLYFVTRLLTNWRRYKGTILPYGITSLLAGGASMVIILPAILDLRANGEALTQITSLKTEATSYLDLLMKNMVGVYDTTKYGSIPFIYAGLFPLALCLLYFVSRKFPLKNKLLFGGLFAILIASFYFVPLNLFWHGMHAPNMFLFRYAYLFSFLVLLLAAHSWEQLQEKDQKRLLGVIIVLATAFATAWGIKPDGSYTYVTLTSFVLTLVFLALYALTIGLFQQHPFDLKRLSILLLLLMTAEAAVNTNSMIHGILDDWNYASRSLYTEPYPEIKTLVDASKKDSDTFYRLENLDPVSPNDSINYGYSGISMFSSIRNRNSSSYLDTLGFRSRGTNLNIRYNNNTLLMDGFTGIKYNIAKNDSSFNKYGFQSVEQTDNYTLYENSNAVPLAFKAPLTINKIEQPIGDNLTSQTNLMNALSGLNQSFFTFYKPTLKSQQNTKITTTTNGVTYSETANNQPKELTWEVQVPANTQAYLSLFPTNFAQLESSTATITVNGVSRKSQINITGQYYDLGYYPQDTTVTFTASFYGTKEVSFMEPQVVGLDVVAYQAAINQIRNNGVEMTTTGRTATGKVTATEKTMIATTIPYDGGWTAKIDGEKVPVKKFQDAFLMVEVPEGEHTITFSYMPKGFIPGLLLFIGCIALFILYLWYLRKRQPFRGVIDPINENDDHRPRRERRRVR; this comes from the coding sequence ATGAAAACAACATTGAAAAAATTCTTAAAAGAAAACGGCCGCTATGCAGCTGCTAGCTTCTTTATCCCTTTGCTGATTCTTTTATTGGTTTATTTAAGTATCGGTATTTATCCAGGAAGTGATCGGAGCATCTTGGCTAGTGATGCTTTCTCACAATTTTCAAACTTTCATGCAAGCTTCCGTAATATGTTGTTAGGGAAACAAAGCATTTTTTACACGTGGAATGCCTCACTTGGCTTAAATTATCTATCATTGATTTCTTATTATTTAGGTGGACTTTTCACACCACTCGTTTTATTGTTCCCGAATCAATTGATGCCAGATGCCTTGTATCTCATCACCTTACTAAAGGTTGGTTCAGCAGGTTTATCCTTCTGGTTTCTAGCGCGTACCTATCGCATTCCACATTGGGGGCAAGTCGCATTAAGTGTCAGTTATGCGTCGATTTCATTTATCACTGCCCATTCAGAGATCATCATGTGGTTAGACACCTTCGTCTATCTTCCTCTGATCATTTTAGGTATCCATCGTGTGATGGACCAAAAGAAACCTATTTTATTGTTTGTTAGTTACTTGCTTTTGTTCTTATCCAGTTTTTATATGGGCTTCATGGTCGGGGTCTTCTCCTTTTTATACTTTGTTACACGACTACTGACGAATTGGCGGAGGTACAAAGGAACGATTTTACCTTATGGGATCACCTCTTTATTAGCAGGAGGTGCATCGATGGTGATCATCCTGCCTGCCATTCTCGATCTACGTGCCAATGGCGAAGCGTTGACGCAGATCACTTCATTGAAGACGGAAGCAACTTCTTATTTAGATTTATTGATGAAAAACATGGTGGGTGTTTATGACACGACGAAATATGGATCGATCCCATTTATCTATGCTGGGTTGTTTCCTTTAGCATTATGCCTCTTGTATTTTGTCAGTCGCAAATTCCCCTTGAAAAATAAGTTGTTGTTCGGTGGGCTATTCGCGATCTTGATTGCTAGCTTCTATTTCGTTCCTTTGAATTTATTCTGGCATGGGATGCACGCACCAAATATGTTCTTATTCCGTTATGCCTATCTCTTTTCATTTCTCGTACTCTTGTTAGCGGCTCATAGTTGGGAACAGCTACAGGAGAAGGATCAGAAGCGATTGCTAGGCGTCATCATTGTACTAGCTACTGCTTTTGCTACAGCATGGGGAATCAAACCAGATGGCAGTTACACGTATGTCACGCTCACATCCTTTGTTTTGACGTTAGTCTTTTTAGCGCTCTACGCATTGACGATTGGTTTATTCCAACAACACCCATTTGATCTGAAACGTTTGAGTATTCTTCTGTTACTATTGATGACAGCAGAAGCCGCAGTCAATACCAACAGTATGATCCATGGCATTCTCGATGATTGGAATTATGCCTCAAGAAGTTTGTATACCGAACCTTATCCTGAAATCAAAACGTTAGTTGATGCCTCGAAAAAGGATTCCGATACGTTTTATCGATTAGAAAACCTTGATCCTGTTTCACCGAATGATTCGATCAATTATGGTTATAGTGGAATCAGTATGTTCTCCTCAATCAGAAATCGTAACTCTTCCTCTTACTTGGATACTTTAGGCTTCCGTTCTAGAGGAACAAATTTGAACATTCGCTACAATAATAACACCTTGTTGATGGATGGATTTACGGGAATCAAATACAATATTGCTAAAAACGACAGTAGCTTTAATAAATACGGCTTCCAATCCGTCGAACAAACGGACAACTATACTTTGTACGAAAATAGTAATGCTGTGCCATTAGCCTTTAAAGCACCTTTGACGATCAATAAGATCGAACAGCCGATAGGTGATAATCTAACTAGTCAAACAAATTTGATGAATGCTCTTTCTGGGTTGAATCAATCATTCTTTACGTTTTACAAACCAACCCTAAAAAGTCAACAGAACACGAAGATCACAACAACGACAAATGGGGTCACTTATAGTGAAACAGCGAATAATCAACCAAAAGAATTGACTTGGGAAGTCCAAGTACCTGCGAATACCCAAGCATATCTCAGCCTGTTTCCAACGAATTTCGCACAGTTAGAAAGCTCTACAGCAACTATTACCGTCAATGGCGTATCTAGAAAATCTCAAATTAACATTACTGGCCAATATTATGATTTAGGTTATTACCCACAAGACACAACAGTTACCTTCACTGCAAGCTTCTATGGGACCAAAGAAGTCAGCTTTATGGAACCACAAGTGGTCGGACTTGATGTCGTAGCGTATCAAGCCGCAATCAACCAAATCAGAAATAACGGTGTAGAGATGACTACTACCGGTCGAACAGCTACAGGAAAAGTAACCGCGACTGAAAAAACGATGATAGCCACGACTATCCCTTATGATGGTGGTTGGACCGCTAAAATCGATGGCGAAAAAGTTCCTGTGAAGAAATTCCAAGATGCCTTTTTGATGGTGGAAGTTCCTGAAGGTGAACATACGATTACTTTTAGTTACATGCCAAAAGGATTCATTCCTGGCTTACTTCTCTTTATTGGATGTATTGCCTTGTTTATCTTGTATCTATGGTACCTTCGTAAACGTCAGCCGTTTCGCGGCGTTATTGATCCTATAAACGAAAACGATGATCACCGTCCAAGACGTGAACGTCGTCGCGTAAGATAA
- the rpmB gene encoding 50S ribosomal protein L28 produces MAKVCYFTGRKTKSGNNRSHAMNSTKRTVKPNLQKVRVLIDGKPKKVWVSTRALKSGKVERV; encoded by the coding sequence ATGGCAAAAGTTTGTTACTTTACAGGTCGCAAGACAAAAAGTGGAAACAACCGTTCACATGCGATGAACTCAACAAAACGTACAGTTAAACCTAACTTACAAAAAGTTCGCGTATTGATTGACGGCAAACCTAAAAAAGTTTGGGTGTCAACTCGTGCGTTGAAATCAGGAAAAGTTGAACGCGTATAA
- a CDS encoding Asp23/Gls24 family envelope stress response protein, translated as MAVKIQTSAGTIEITNDVIATVVGGAATDVFGVVGMASKNQIKDNITEILRKENYSRGVVVRQEANGIAVDVYTIISYGTKISEVSRNVQEKVKYNLETLLGVTANSVNVFVQGVRVLPD; from the coding sequence ATGGCTGTAAAAATTCAAACGTCAGCTGGAACCATTGAAATTACCAATGATGTCATCGCAACAGTTGTTGGTGGTGCCGCAACAGATGTATTTGGTGTTGTAGGAATGGCTAGCAAGAATCAAATCAAAGATAATATCACTGAAATTTTGCGTAAAGAAAATTACTCAAGAGGAGTAGTTGTCCGCCAAGAAGCTAATGGGATCGCAGTAGATGTTTATACAATCATTAGTTATGGCACAAAAATTTCAGAAGTTTCTCGTAATGTCCAAGAAAAAGTGAAATATAACTTGGAGACTTTACTAGGTGTTACAGCCAATTCAGTAAATGTCTTCGTGCAAGGTGTTCGTGTACTGCCAGACTAG
- a CDS encoding DAK2 domain-containing protein gives MSVTEISASQFQEMVQSGANRLQKNAEYVNSLNVFPVPDGDTGTNMNLSMTSGAKAVVDSTSEKVGELAALLSKGLLMGARGNSGVILSQLFRGFSKQIPDVTVLTATDLAAAFTHGVETAYKAVMKPVEGTILTVAREAAKAGEKKAKSTDDVIEVMTAVVKGGKRALAKTPDLLPVLKEVGVVDSGGQGLLFVYEGFLTALNGEYQADEVYEPSPAQMDDMVNAEHHRSVQGQLATEDIHYGYCTEIMVKIGEGPTVDSTFDYEEFRNYLDGLGDSLLVVNDDEIIKVHVHTENPGEVMNYGQKFGSLVKVKVDNMRLQHETILEHDQAPSAPVAQTKPRVPYGIVAIAAGKGVQELFESLGANYVISGGQTMNPSTEDIVKAINEVNADKVIILPNNKNIFMAADQAAEVAELPVAVVPSKTVSQGLTAMLSFNEQATLEENKETMTDVLSSVVSGQVTHAIRDTMIDGVKITEGDFLGMIDGKIVISNPEILATSLATLEQMINEDTEIVTILTGEDGSAEQAQAFAAQLSDKYPELEIEIHQGDQPVYPYLFSAE, from the coding sequence GTGAGTGTAACAGAAATTAGTGCAAGCCAATTCCAGGAAATGGTTCAGTCCGGTGCGAATCGGCTACAAAAAAATGCAGAATACGTCAATTCCCTAAATGTATTCCCGGTTCCCGATGGAGATACCGGTACCAATATGAATTTATCAATGACAAGTGGTGCAAAAGCCGTTGTTGATTCTACCTCTGAAAAGGTAGGAGAATTAGCAGCGCTGTTATCTAAAGGTTTATTGATGGGGGCAAGAGGAAACTCTGGGGTTATTTTATCTCAGTTGTTCCGTGGTTTTTCAAAACAAATCCCTGATGTGACTGTTTTGACAGCAACAGATTTAGCTGCAGCTTTTACTCATGGGGTCGAAACAGCTTATAAAGCAGTAATGAAACCTGTCGAAGGAACGATCCTGACAGTCGCAAGAGAAGCTGCCAAAGCTGGTGAGAAAAAAGCAAAATCAACAGATGATGTGATCGAAGTCATGACTGCGGTCGTTAAAGGTGGGAAACGTGCGTTAGCAAAAACACCTGATTTATTGCCTGTATTAAAAGAAGTAGGCGTTGTTGATAGTGGCGGTCAAGGACTATTATTCGTATACGAAGGTTTTTTAACTGCGTTGAATGGTGAATACCAAGCAGACGAGGTCTATGAACCATCTCCTGCTCAAATGGACGATATGGTAAATGCAGAGCATCATCGTAGTGTGCAAGGTCAGTTAGCAACTGAGGATATCCATTATGGTTACTGTACAGAAATCATGGTGAAGATCGGTGAAGGTCCAACTGTAGATAGTACATTTGATTATGAAGAGTTTCGTAACTATCTAGATGGCCTTGGGGATTCCCTGTTAGTGGTCAATGACGATGAAATCATCAAAGTACACGTTCATACAGAAAACCCTGGGGAAGTCATGAATTACGGACAGAAATTTGGTTCCCTAGTGAAAGTCAAAGTGGACAACATGCGTTTGCAACATGAAACGATCTTAGAACATGACCAAGCCCCTTCAGCGCCGGTCGCACAAACGAAGCCTCGTGTACCTTACGGGATCGTTGCCATCGCAGCCGGAAAAGGTGTGCAAGAGTTATTTGAAAGTCTAGGAGCAAACTACGTGATCAGTGGTGGACAGACGATGAATCCAAGTACGGAAGATATCGTGAAAGCGATCAATGAAGTGAATGCAGATAAAGTCATCATCTTACCGAATAACAAAAATATCTTTATGGCAGCTGATCAAGCGGCTGAAGTGGCTGAACTTCCAGTTGCTGTTGTTCCATCAAAAACAGTTTCTCAAGGATTGACAGCGATGTTGTCCTTCAATGAACAAGCAACGTTAGAAGAAAATAAAGAAACGATGACAGATGTGCTTTCAAGTGTTGTCAGTGGTCAAGTGACACATGCGATCCGCGACACGATGATCGACGGAGTGAAAATCACAGAAGGTGATTTCTTAGGGATGATCGATGGGAAAATCGTGATCTCTAATCCAGAAATCTTAGCGACATCACTTGCTACATTAGAGCAAATGATCAACGAGGATACTGAGATCGTCACGATATTAACCGGAGAAGACGGGTCTGCAGAGCAAGCACAAGCATTTGCGGCTCAACTGAGCGACAAATATCCTGAGTTAGAAATCGAGATCCATCAAGGAGATCAACCTGTCTATCCTTATTTATTTTCTGCTGAATAA
- the recG gene encoding ATP-dependent DNA helicase RecG, with amino-acid sequence MRSLADPVTVLAGVGQKRADSLASLGIHTIEDLLTYYPFRYEDIQERNLNEIQDQEKVTLKGLVVSPPVMSRFGYKKSRLQFRMMQEHEVFNVSFFNQPYLKDKVILSEEIAVYGKWDAKRKALNGMKILGSQSPDDFSPIYHVNKSIRQTTLVDLIRRGFSEYGDLIEENLPLSLIEKYRLLDRPTAVRSMHFPQNHEENHQAKRRIVFEEFFFFQMQLQGLKKAEKSEKNGLEILYDVERLKQFTKKLPFELTTAQKRVTNEICRDLRNPHHMQRLLQGDVGSGKTVVAAIALYATVTAGFQGALMVPTEILAQQHVESLSQLFDPNEVTVALLTGSTKAKERRELLERLENGEIDIVVGTHALIQEGVAFQNLGLVITDEQHRFGVNQRKVLREKGWRPDVLFMTATPIPRTLAITAYGEMDVSVIDELPAGRIPIETRWVRTPQLDSVLEWTYKELRRGHQMYVICPLIEESEALDVKNAVEIYEKLRELFAPEYEVGLLHGKMKNQEKDQIMETFKENQLQILVSTTVIEVGVNVPNATVMLIMDADRFGLAQLHQLRGRVGRGSEASYCILVANPKNELGVERMKIMTETTNGFILSEKDLELRGPGEVFGFRQSGLPEFAIADLVTDGNVLEVAREEAAAIWQIKDWQLLPEYQPLTAKLQLGEQDNRYFD; translated from the coding sequence ATGCGTTCGTTAGCTGATCCAGTCACAGTGCTGGCAGGTGTTGGTCAAAAAAGAGCGGATAGCTTGGCTAGTCTAGGCATCCATACAATCGAAGACTTATTAACTTACTATCCTTTTCGTTATGAAGATATCCAAGAAAGAAATCTAAACGAAATCCAAGACCAAGAAAAAGTTACATTAAAAGGGTTAGTTGTCTCTCCGCCAGTAATGAGTCGTTTTGGCTACAAAAAAAGCCGTCTGCAGTTTCGAATGATGCAAGAACATGAAGTATTCAATGTTTCTTTCTTCAATCAGCCCTATTTGAAAGATAAAGTCATTTTATCTGAAGAAATCGCAGTTTATGGGAAATGGGATGCGAAACGTAAAGCACTAAATGGGATGAAGATCCTTGGTTCGCAAAGTCCAGATGATTTCTCTCCGATCTATCATGTCAACAAATCCATTCGCCAAACGACACTGGTCGATCTGATCCGTCGAGGGTTTAGTGAGTATGGTGATTTGATTGAAGAAAATTTACCACTATCTTTAATTGAAAAATACCGTTTGCTTGATCGTCCAACTGCTGTAAGAAGTATGCATTTTCCGCAAAATCATGAGGAAAATCATCAAGCCAAACGACGGATTGTTTTTGAAGAATTCTTTTTTTTCCAGATGCAGTTACAAGGACTGAAAAAAGCCGAAAAGTCTGAAAAGAATGGCTTAGAGATCCTTTATGATGTGGAACGATTAAAACAATTTACGAAAAAGTTGCCGTTTGAATTAACGACGGCACAAAAACGTGTCACTAATGAAATTTGCCGTGATCTCCGTAATCCACACCATATGCAGCGTTTGTTGCAAGGGGATGTGGGAAGTGGAAAGACCGTTGTTGCTGCGATTGCTTTATATGCGACAGTGACTGCTGGCTTTCAAGGAGCGTTGATGGTCCCAACAGAAATATTGGCGCAACAACATGTGGAAAGTTTATCCCAATTATTTGACCCAAATGAAGTGACCGTTGCGTTATTGACCGGATCAACGAAAGCAAAAGAACGTCGCGAGCTATTAGAACGGTTAGAAAATGGGGAAATCGATATCGTTGTGGGAACACATGCACTGATTCAAGAAGGTGTCGCATTCCAAAATCTGGGTTTAGTGATCACCGATGAGCAACATCGTTTTGGCGTGAACCAACGAAAAGTATTGCGTGAGAAGGGTTGGCGTCCAGATGTGTTGTTTATGACTGCCACCCCTATCCCTCGAACTTTAGCAATTACAGCATACGGCGAAATGGATGTATCTGTAATCGACGAGCTTCCCGCTGGACGGATTCCGATCGAAACAAGATGGGTCCGAACACCTCAATTAGATAGCGTGCTAGAATGGACCTATAAAGAATTGCGCAGAGGGCATCAAATGTATGTGATTTGTCCATTGATTGAGGAGTCCGAAGCGTTAGATGTGAAAAATGCAGTGGAAATTTACGAAAAACTTCGTGAGTTATTTGCACCAGAATATGAAGTTGGCTTGTTGCATGGTAAAATGAAGAATCAAGAAAAAGATCAGATCATGGAAACATTCAAAGAAAATCAACTCCAGATCTTAGTGTCAACCACAGTGATCGAGGTCGGTGTCAATGTGCCGAATGCAACGGTCATGTTGATCATGGATGCGGATCGTTTTGGATTAGCTCAGCTGCATCAGTTGCGTGGGCGTGTCGGTCGAGGAAGTGAGGCTTCTTATTGTATCCTCGTGGCAAATCCGAAAAATGAACTGGGTGTCGAACGAATGAAAATCATGACAGAGACCACGAATGGCTTTATCTTGAGTGAAAAGGATTTAGAATTACGAGGGCCTGGAGAGGTATTTGGCTTCCGTCAATCCGGCTTGCCAGAATTTGCGATCGCAGATCTAGTAACAGATGGGAATGTCTTAGAGGTTGCCCGTGAAGAAGCTGCGGCAATCTGGCAAATCAAAGACTGGCAGTTATTACCTGAATATCAACCATTAACAGCCAAGTTGCAATTAGGCGAACAAGATAATCGTTATTTTGATTAA